The following are from one region of the Clostridiales bacterium genome:
- a CDS encoding adenine phosphoribosyltransferase, whose protein sequence is MDLKQKLRHVMNFPKEGIDFIDITTVLQDADALADCMDKMKKEIDKFEDFELVVGPESRGFIFGTPIACALKKGFIPVRKKGKLPYKTISENYELEYGFDVLEMHQDAIKKGQKVIIVDDLLATGGTTETIIKLVERLGGIVVGVVYFVELTELRGRENLKGYNVSSLVQF, encoded by the coding sequence ATGGATTTAAAGCAAAAACTTAGGCATGTTATGAATTTTCCAAAGGAGGGAATAGATTTTATTGATATAACGACAGTATTGCAAGATGCTGATGCGTTGGCGGACTGTATGGATAAGATGAAAAAGGAGATAGACAAGTTCGAAGATTTTGAGTTGGTTGTAGGTCCAGAGTCAAGAGGTTTTATATTTGGTACACCAATAGCATGCGCGCTAAAAAAAGGATTTATTCCGGTAAGAAAAAAAGGAAAGTTGCCGTATAAAACAATAAGCGAAAACTATGAATTAGAGTACGGATTTGATGTTCTAGAGATGCATCAGGATGCAATAAAAAAAGGACAAAAAGTTATAATAGTGGATGATTTGTTGGCAACGGGTGGTACTACAGAGACGATAATTAAGTTAGTAGAAAGGTTAGGCGGAATAGTAGTAGGTGTAGTTTATTTTGTAGAGCTAACAGAGCTTAGAGGAAGAGAAAATCTAAAGGGATATAACGTTTCATCATTAGTACAATTTTAG